One Acidimicrobiia bacterium DNA window includes the following coding sequences:
- a CDS encoding response regulator → MPLVKTRVVIAEDEAIIRLDLRETLEEEGYEVVGETGRGDEAVELVRDLAPDVAILDIKMPGLDGLEAARAISAERRAAVLILTAFSQRDLIEKARDAGALAYLVKPFQRSELIPAVEVALGRFREIQALFDQNASLEDQLETRKVVDRAKGLLMDQHGLSESNAFSWIQKRAMQDRRPMRAVADDVLVGDLSPEG, encoded by the coding sequence ATCCCGCTCGTGAAGACCCGCGTCGTCATCGCCGAAGACGAAGCCATCATTCGGCTTGATTTGAGGGAGACTCTGGAAGAAGAGGGCTACGAAGTGGTGGGCGAAACGGGTCGTGGTGATGAAGCCGTTGAGCTCGTTCGGGATCTCGCCCCCGATGTCGCCATTTTAGATATCAAGATGCCGGGGCTCGATGGCCTAGAAGCGGCGCGCGCCATCAGTGCCGAACGCCGGGCTGCGGTGCTCATTCTCACGGCTTTCTCACAACGCGATTTGATCGAGAAGGCTCGTGATGCCGGCGCGCTGGCCTACCTCGTGAAGCCGTTTCAGCGATCGGAACTCATCCCCGCCGTGGAGGTGGCGCTGGGTCGTTTTCGGGAGATCCAGGCCCTGTTCGACCAAAACGCCAGCCTCGAAGATCAACTCGAGACCCGAAAGGTGGTGGATCGGGCCAAGGGATTACTGATGGATCAGCACGGACTGAGCGAGTCCAACGCGTTCTCCTGGATTCAGAAGCGGGCCATGCAGGACCGTCGGCCGATGCGGGCCGTTGCCGACGACGTGCTTGTCGGCGACTTGTCGCCGGAGGGTTAG
- the fabD gene encoding [acyl-carrier-protein] S-malonyltransferase has product MLAFIFPGQGSQKPGMGRSWIDHPSWSLVALASEASGRDVAALLLDADADELRRTENAQLSTYVLSLVIHDAVRALGVRTAVVAGHSLGEYSALTAVGALSLTDGVRLVAARATAMQSAADARPGTMAAVLGADDDVVAEACARVAGDVWVANTNGAGQVVISGDADAIASASALAKEMGARKVLLLSVGGAFHTPFMAPAADRLRAALDNTPFANAEVPVIANVDGLPHQHADQWADLLEAQLTAPVLWRQTMQRMVADGITTFVELGPGSVLTGLAKRSASAGTAITTTEPGDLNAIVASAAARDDLDHHGGEHLFASERLVVSPTAGLFVPASDLAEGQHIERGRIIGHVAGHEIRSPFHGTVKGLLAVTGERLTRSQPVAWLRTA; this is encoded by the coding sequence ATGCTCGCTTTCATCTTCCCCGGCCAAGGTTCCCAAAAGCCCGGTATGGGCCGATCCTGGATCGACCACCCGTCGTGGTCTCTCGTCGCCCTCGCCTCCGAAGCCAGCGGCCGCGACGTCGCCGCTCTGCTCCTTGACGCCGACGCTGACGAACTCCGCCGGACCGAAAATGCCCAACTCTCCACCTACGTGCTGAGCCTCGTCATCCACGATGCTGTGCGAGCGCTTGGCGTGCGCACCGCGGTGGTGGCGGGACACAGTCTCGGCGAATACTCCGCCCTCACCGCCGTGGGGGCGCTTTCCCTCACTGATGGGGTACGCCTTGTGGCGGCCCGGGCGACCGCCATGCAATCGGCGGCCGATGCCCGCCCGGGCACCATGGCCGCGGTTCTGGGGGCCGACGATGACGTAGTGGCCGAAGCCTGCGCCCGCGTCGCGGGTGATGTGTGGGTGGCGAACACAAACGGCGCTGGCCAGGTCGTTATCTCGGGCGACGCCGACGCCATCGCCAGCGCCAGCGCCCTCGCCAAGGAGATGGGGGCCCGCAAAGTGCTGCTATTGAGCGTGGGCGGTGCCTTTCACACTCCTTTCATGGCACCCGCCGCCGATCGACTCCGGGCCGCCCTGGACAACACGCCCTTCGCCAATGCCGAAGTACCGGTCATCGCCAACGTGGACGGCCTCCCCCATCAGCACGCCGATCAGTGGGCCGACCTTCTGGAAGCGCAACTCACCGCCCCGGTGCTCTGGCGCCAAACCATGCAACGCATGGTGGCCGATGGCATCACCACCTTCGTGGAACTCGGCCCCGGCTCGGTACTAACCGGCCTCGCCAAGCGATCGGCGAGCGCGGGAACCGCCATCACCACCACGGAACCCGGTGACCTCAACGCCATCGTGGCCTCAGCGGCCGCCCGCGACGACCTCGACCATCACGGCGGCGAGCACCTCTTCGCATCCGAACGGCTGGTGGTCAGCCCCACGGCCGGCCTGTTCGTGCCCGCGTCGGACCTAGCCGAAGGTCAGCACATCGAGCGAGGGCGCATCATCGGACATGTGGCGGGCCACGAGATTCGCTCGCCGTTCCACGGCACCGTCAAAGGTCTTCTGGCCGTAAC